AGATTCGAGTTTGAACCCTGgctgaggtattattttttgtaataaatttagtttttctgGAAAAAGAGAAGGGGGGATTTTAAGATGCTCCCGAGCATCAATATTTGACTTAGTAGCTGCGTTTTCTGATGAAACCTATTAGCGcgcgaattaaaataaagtcaagaaatttaatttaatttaatagacaaattataattatcgctAAATTTGATGTAGATTGTATTGACCATAATTTACTTCATTGACTTATTGAATATAGTAAcggttgtaaaaaatttatttgtatgaaacaattaaataaataattataaatttgggatattgtacattaaatataaaaatatcaaaatgtaatgtatttattttataagtcactataaaatatactgtagtataattataattatgtaattatgtaataattattatacatagaGTACATAAAAATGACAGAAAAATAGAGtacatgaatatatttttctgacaGAGTAGAGtacattttatcaaattataaaaaacaaaacaatctTATGCGCTAAACTTTCACGCTATACTTTCTCTAtagaaatttctataatttaataaaatgtattctaCTCTGTCAGAAAAGTAGACTGTACTACatgatatacattatttttttctggactaattttatgaaatacatacatttgtcACAGATGGGTTCAGTAACATAACTGAACCCATCtgtaacaaatgtttttatttcataaaactagtccaaaaaaaattatcttattacgGTTTGTACGGTGCATATTGTGCGTATGTTGCGGGTTGTGTGGGTTGTGTGTATGGTGTCGGTTGTGTGGGTTGTGTGTATGGTGTCGGCGGTACAGGTACAGATTGTGTAGGTTGTGCATATGGTGCGTATGGTGCTGGTTGTGTAGGTTGTGTGAGTTGTGTGTATGATACATATGGTGCTGGCGGTACGGATTGTCCGGGTACAGGTTGTGCGTATGGTACGGGTTGTGTAGGTTGTGTGGGTTGTGTGTATGATACATATGATACTGGCGGTGCGGATTGTCCGGGTTGTGCGTATGGTTGTGCGGCCGGTGCTTGTTTCCACGTTTCTTTTTTGCGAGCCCACaagattttatctttgttttttttctttacgtaCTGCCTATGAACTTGTTGCTTTAtatgctgtaaaaaaaatttatttatttaaaaacataaagaaatttattaatgtaacttaaattttaataatttttacttattttattaaaaatataatagtaataataaaatatgtaattttataatgttacattaattacacaggcacacaaaaaaaagtggttggtccggcggactagactaatcaatccttatgtatttcgacccgctgaatccgaatctgaagtcagaattgcaaagttagctcgcattttctaacctcaaaaaaaaatttttttttaatgttggtccggcggaccagactagtctattcttatgtatttcgacccgctgaatccgaatccaatgtcagaattgcaaagttagctcgcatttcctaacctcaaaacaaaattttttttttaatgttggtccggcgaaccagactagtctatccttatgtattttggcccgctgaatccaaatccaaagtcagaattgctgaaatgactcattttttcttaacctcaaaaaaaaatttttttttaacgttagtccGGCATTATGCTACGCCAATGTTTCGAGTTTAACGaaacctatatatatatatcagcaTCCGACGAAACAAACGATGAAGTCATGGATACAAGTATTACTTCTGAACTCAATCGAATAGAGATTGATGGAAGTTCGGAAGAATCTGAGATTGAAACTGAGAGCGAgactaaaaatttaagtaaatcaaCTGATGGTGATGACTATGTTCcgtataatatatcaaaaaaaacCAGGAAAAATAACACAAGAGAAGGTGAACGATCTTGTTCGAGATTTGGGTTTGCCCAAAGATGGAGCAGAGTTTTTGGCGTCCTGGTTGAAACACAATGTTAAGGAGGcgaaaaatgtgaaaaccTCCTATTATcgtgacagagaaagagaatatcgGCAATATTTCTTTGCAGATGAGGAACATTCATTAGTCTATTGTCACGATGTTATCGGATTAATGAACAAACTGAAACCTGGATGTTACAAGTCTGATGAGTGGAGACTATTTATCGATTCTTCTAAGAGAAGCTTGAAAGCAGTGTTGCTGCacaatactaatgtatatGCCTCCATTCCTGTAGCGCACTCGGtagtgataaaagaagagtacacaaacttgaaaacagttcttgaaaaaattaaatacacagaacATAGGTGGCAAATTTGTGGGGATCTAAAAATTCTCACCATATTATTGGGTCAACAATcaggttacacaaaaaatccaTGCTTTCTATGTGAATGGGATAGTAGAGATCGAACAAAC
This DNA window, taken from Monomorium pharaonis isolate MP-MQ-018 chromosome 6, ASM1337386v2, whole genome shotgun sequence, encodes the following:
- the LOC118646351 gene encoding DNA translocase FtsK-like, which encodes MTSSFHIKQQVHRQYVKKKNKDKILWARKKETWKQAPAAQPYAQPGQSAPPVSYVSYTQPTQPTQPVPYAQPVPGQSVPPAPYVSYTQLTQPTQPAPYAPYAQPTQSVPVPPTPYTQPTQPTPYTQPTQPATYAQYAPYKP